Genomic window (Salvelinus namaycush isolate Seneca chromosome 10, SaNama_1.0, whole genome shotgun sequence):
ATACACAGCATCTGTGAATATACATACCAACCTGTTCCACCCAGCCATCATGCCACCCAGCAGTAGGCCTACACCATTGAAGTTAATTAAATGCACTGACTGCACCAGCAAGCGTCTCTTAAAGTTCAGTGCAGCCACAGATACAAATGTGCCATTTTGTTTTAGTTGATTTCAAAATCAGGGAAGTAGCCTACAATTTGAAAGTGTTACACTAAAAAGTGAGATCTCTCAGTCTAGGACACAGTCATCATTATCCCAAACAAATCGAGACAGGGCTGACCCCTGCTGGATAGTCCATAATAGTGGCCAGATATTGATATGGAACTGACCCTTGCAATCATGATTCTATTAATAGGAATTTCAACATTGAAAACATGTGCAAGTATTGTCCCCATTTGGTACATTAAGTTAATTCACTTTGAAATGATTGCTTTTAGTAACCAGAGTTTAGTATTGAGATAATACAGCAGCAGTGAAAATACAATCAAAGCATCCAAATTACATATAGGCCCACTACTGGTATTTCCACATTTCCTGATACAATATGGCTGTCAGGGTAAATATCTAGCCATAGTGACTCAAATAGTTCTAGAAGGTGACACCACTGAAGTCCCTTTTCACATAAATATCAGAGGTCAGACACTGTCCTACCATTTCATAAAGGATTATTAAAAAGTGGTATTTTCACAATGTTGCTACACCTATCCAACTCCAACCATTTTAGATGTAGCCTAGGCAAGGAGCTAGAGATTAGGGGAAAAGGCGTAGGGTTTGATTTGGGACTGGGCAATTCTGAACCATGATCCCCTCTCACGTCATGTACGACAGAGGTCATGAGACCCGCCCACTATTCCATCTACATGATCAAGCCACATCTTACCAAAGAATTTAGCTGCGGAGCCGTCATCGTTGAACACTGTGACCACGCCAGGCCTGAGGACCTGCAGCGTGGGGACGTGGGCAGGGAGGATACCAAAAGCACCAGTCAGTGTGGGCACATCAACCTGTTTCACACTGGCCTCCTTGAAGTACAcctgggaggagaaggagaaacaTAAGCAGACATTACTGTACTTGACTGTTATTGCCTTTCAGATGAGAATTGAAGTGGGATGTTTCAATATTATGTGGAAATATACACAATCTGTGCATGCAGTACTAGATTTTTGTTTCTAATGAATGAAGTCTATGCATATTTACTGAGGCGTTATGTTACTCCATTTTGAGGTCCTGGTGCATTCCAGATATGATGTTAATATGCCATTACTGCCTAACTGACAGAGGTTAAATAGCAAGTGCATACTTCTCTCTTCaattcatctttaatgttgactgTTGAGTTATGTAGTTAGCTAGGTATGACATTGTGTATCCAACTAGCTAGCAAATAGCGTACTGTCAGACGCAATCAGTATTAGTGATATCTAATAACTAGTTAGCTGAAGTGTAAGGTTAAATTATACATAGCTTGCAGAATAGCTATATGGGTGCCTAAAATGGTGCAGTCCGCACACGACTAAATACTTAGCCAACGAGTTATTATTCAGAAAGTATTACTAACAATTGAATAGTATTCCCTTTCTATTCTCAAGGTGACAGAATAACAGAAACTGCAAGGCCCTGTGACCAAACATTttggtagctaacgttagctagctaaagtagtTAACTCACGGTTAACAATTGCAAGCTAGCAAGTGCCAACACTGACAGTAGGAATGTCAAACTGACAAGCTTTGTAGGCTTGGTTGGAATATCCATGCTCGACCGTCCCTTTTTACAACTATGTGCACCACAGACTGGTGACAAGTTCAAGCCAACTAAGACTGGTGACAAGTTCAAGCTAACTAACCACACCTAAGCATATAGGTAATGTTGGTCATATTTACATGAATAACTAGCAAAATGCATAAGGTTTTCATAATGTATATTAAAATGAGAAGGAGCTATCTAGACAACTTACTACGTTAGTAGGCCCAAAAGCCTTGCCAACCCCGGATTCGCTTACCTGAGTTGGCGACGCAAATGTGAAGGACATCTGGGAAGCGCCTGAGGGTGCATCGGCATAACATCTTGCGTGCCTCAATACAGGAATAGAGCGACGGAGAAACCTTGCTGCCATCATTTTCGTGGAATAAATCTAATTCAGGTTCAACCCGAAGCGAAAGGATCCCCTAGCCCTTGTGTGAAGTCAGTCAAATAGTGTGCGCCTGATAGGACAAGGACGTTGGTAGCCTACCCACAATTCCTTATGAGTGCTCAAAGCATGAAGGGAAATGTAGTTATTTTCCAGAAGAGACGCATTCAATCCAAAGATTCAATGTTTCATCTGAAATCAGTGTGTCGTTCAGTGTGATCTTTAAAATTAAATAAGTCATATTTTGTGTATATTCTGCTATTGTAAATAACCAGAATAAGTATATGCTTATTTATGGTCGTGTGAAACATCTCATACTTTACTGCCAGAGTGTGGCGCTGTTAGAATGTAACAAATTATCAGCTGTTGTTTAGTGCTATCCTTAACactcaccctaaccttaacccagcgtttcccaaactcggtcctggggaccccagacctttaacagaatgtgactggcagaacggctgcagtagatatttcagataggggggagtgaagcctaagagggttttataaatcaGCATCAACCACCTTGATGGGTCAGCCAACACCTGATGATCGATCAAGGATGAAAAGTCTAaacgggatccttgggacgtcaaCCCACTGAAGTTGACATTTGTAAGGGTtaaggcagggtttcccaaactttgctgcacgttttggtttttgccctaacattacacagctgattcaaaacTTGATGATTAGTGGATGATTATTtccgctgtgtagtgctagggcaaaaaccaaaacgtgcaccaagtttgggaaaccctgccttaACCCTTACAAATGTTCACTTCAGTGGGGTGACGTCCCAAGGATTCCGTTTAGACTTTTCATCCTTGATCGATCATCAGGTGTTGGCTGATCCATCAAGGTGGTTGATGCtgatttataaaaccctcttaggcttcactcccccctatctgaaaTATCTACTGCAGCCGTCGTCCTTCACATACAACactcgttctgccagtcacattctgttaaaggtccccaaagcacacacatccttgggtcgctcgtcttttcagttcgctgcagcaaGCACTCAAACTGGACAGCTTTACCTCAATCTCTTCAATCAACGACTCAaccatggacacttactgacagttgtggctgctttgcgtgatgtattgttgtctctacctccTTGCCCTTTGTGATGTTGtctgtaccctgttttgtgctgctaccatgttgtgtttctaccatgttgtgttatgtgttgctgccttgctatgttgtcgtcttaggtctctctttatgtagtattatgttgtcgtgatgtgtgttttgtcctatatatttcatttttttatttttaatcccaggcctcgctcctgcaggaggccttttggtaggccttcattgtaaataatttgtttttaactgacttgccttgttaaagaAAATCAGAAGTTACATTGTGATAGCCTACTGATCTGTTTTACCAGATGTAAATAATATAGAGCTGCAAGCAGGCCTACCCACCATGGGTGCTCAAATGGCCTACATTAAAGTAGCCTACTACATAAGAATGTTCAGAACATAAccttatcatccagaaggcctATTCACTTTTCATCTTGTCGATCTGTATATACCTCTAAAATGTAATTAATGAACCGATTCTTCATTCCAAACATAATATGAATTTAGGTGTACCTATTTTCATTATGTTCCACCGAAAGCCTATTCATAACGTCACCCCCAAATACTTTAATTGAAGGGAGGGATGCTGATGATCTTCAGCACGCGCCTCCGCCTGCTCGTCAATCACTTACGTCACGTGGTGCGTCTTTGACTGGTGGTGGGTGTGTCTTAAGCGTAGGGTTTCATTCATAAATAGTTTTAGCTGTTAAAGCAACATTACAGTGTTCGGCGAAGGTTTGGCGCTATTGGCTTCTGCCTACTGTACGTCCCCATACATGGATCACCTGAATTGTAATTAGGTGAGTGGCATTTCAGTTTTTTTGCACATGCATGTTTGTGATGAACATCAACCCGTAGCTTATCGGTTACACATTGAATACCAGCCTAAGTCGATGATATTGCAGATAGTCCGTATAGACTGGATGGAAACAGTTGGCAGTGCAAGGAAAGCTTTTCTATAATTATGTGTAAATAGAAGGAAATGAATGTAATTGGAATAGTCTAGAGCAGGCGCTCCTTAACACCCTTAACGAAATGGAAGAGCCTGTGGAATGAGGCACGCACCGATACGCGTTCTTCTAGAATAGGCTATTATTTGGAGCGAGCGCTACACCTTTCTGTTGAGCACGGCAAATTCATCCCAACGTCTTGGACTGTACAAATGAAATAGCATGAGATGGATCCATACAGAGACAACCCATTAATTAAGATGTTATGTGCTTTTTATAGCAACAAAGGCAAACATTTTTAATTCAAAGTATTTTCGAAGGTCTATTGCCATAGCCATGTTTATGAGGAATGCAGCGGAATCAAAGAGCAAGAAAAGGCTGTAATTTTGTTTTCCTACTGATTTACAGTAGCAGTCAACTGAACAGTCACCTTGCATAATGATGAATCATGTCTGATTATACATGTGACAGCATTCAGACATCTGAAACTGTACATGATGGGTGGCTTATTTGCATGCATGGTTTTACAGTAAGCTACTTAAATTACAGTAAACATTCCTAGGGTTTGCTTCACACTTTGAGAGTTACAGTAGTCTAATGCATCTTAATATGGGCAGGGGTAATTCTTAGGAGTCCTACAGTACCATGGAAATACAACATATACATTGACTGAGGCTTTCTTATTATCTTTATTGTATTGTCTATAAAAGCCAGCTTGAGTGACGTTACAGTTCAGGTTTTTCTTGCTTGTGCGATTATGTCTTGTGGGTTTCATcagaggcgtcatgcccatagggggcacagggACATGTgacatgtgccccccccccaactaGCAAGTTTATGAAGTTGCTTTTAGATAGCCCAGATATGTCCCCAACCTCATAACTAATTAACAAGAAGCCATTTCTGTCTATCAATCAAATTCGAGTAGATGGCTTGTCtaactacaggtaactgccaaaataaaggaaatactaACAAAGTGTCTTACATTTTAGTAGACACTTATCTAGAACATTTAGTGTTAAGTGTGATGCTCAAGGGCACAGTGACAAATTTCTACcctagttggctcagggatttgaactagcaacctttcagttactgtcccaacactcttaacctctCAGCTACCTGCTGCCCAGGTAGCCAGatcagcttcaatgcaccttggcattggttctacaagtgtctgaaatgctattggagggatgcaacgcCATTCTTCTGGGAGAAATTCATTTGTTTTGTATGGTTGTGGTGAAAAACGCTGTCTCAAGTGCAGATCCAGAAGCTTTTTGTGCCCCTTCAATTTTTTGGGTGCATGATGCCCCTGGCTTTCATAACCACATCTTTACAATAATGAAATAATGATGAGACCGGAATCAGTTAAACCATTTATCTAGAAAGTACTCATTACAACACATGATGTGCTGTGTCTAGAACTACAGTAAGTATGGAGGTGCAAATGGCACAACCCTAATACACAACACCTCCCCTCCTACATTAACTGTTGAGAGGGTCTGTTTTACAAGATCAAGCATCTAGGTACCCACCAATCTCTCATAGCAGTCAACCTGACTCAACAACCATGTCTTTGGACTGGGGCGATGATATAGGTGtgaacatctccaatccaaaatgaaatctggaattggcttcctatttcgcaacaaagcctccttcactcacgccgccaaacatgccctcgtaaaactgactatcctaccgatcctcgacttcggcgacgtcatttacaaaatagcttccagtACTCTACTcggcaaactggatgcagtctatcacagtgccatccgttttgtcaccaaagccccttataccactgcaacctgtatgctctagtcggctggccctcgctacatattcgtcgccagacccactggctccaggtcatctataagtctatgctaggtaaatctccgccttatctcagctcactggtcacgataacaacacccacccatagcacgcgctccagcaggtatatcgcactggtcatccctaaagccaacacctcatttggccgcctttccttccagttctctgttgccaatgactggaacgaattgcaaatatcgctgaagctggagacatatttccctcactaactttaaacatcagctaactgatcgctgcagctgtacatagcccatctgtaattatcccacccaatctacctacctcatcccgatattgtttttatttacttttctgctcttttgcacaccagtatttctacttgcacatcaccatctgctcatctatcactccagtgttcatttgctaaattgtaattacttcgctactatggcctattttttatttttttattttttttatttcacctttatttaaccaggtaggctagttgagaacaagttctcatttgcaactgcgacctggccaagataaagcatagcagtgtgaacagacaacaacacagagttacacatggagtaaacaataaacaagtcaataacatggtagaaaaaaagagaatctatatacaatgtgtgcaaaaggcatgaggaggtaggcaataaatcgaataattacaatttagcagattaacacgaGTGAAATCATCAggtgatcatgtgcaagtagagatactggtgtgcaaaagagcagaaaagtaaataaataaaagcagtatggggggtgaggtaggtaaattgggtgggctatataccgatggactatgtacagctgcagcgatttaTTGCAGTAcctccttacgccatttgcacacactgtatatagactttctttttctattgtgttattgactgtacagtacgcttgtttattccatgtgtaacgctgttgtttgtcgcactgctttgctttttcttggccaggtcgcagttctaaatgagaacttgttctcaactagcttacctggttaaataaaggtgaaataaaaaaataaaaatctgtgtCAGTCTTGTCACGTGATTGTGTGATTGTGAGCCCCTAGGTGACGACTGCTGGGTCAGGGTGTCACCCAGTAACAGTTCTGGACCGCTCCCAAATGGTGTTTCTGACGGTGTTGCTTTACTCAACAGTAACTGATCTGTGTGCTTTTTCCAGATGACTGTAGCAGGAACCCACTTTGGTCCTTTGAGGTAGTTCTTAGCTAAGAGCGTTTCTCCAGGATTGAAAGTCCCGTCCTTTGCTCTTAGTTCATGACTTTTGAATTGACTCTCCTGTTGCTGTCGCACTGTATCCTTTATGTTCAGAGGTTTGAGTAAGTCGAAGCTTGTGCATAGCTCTCCATGTGTAGTGATGCAGATGAAGCTTTGGTGGTTGCATGTGGGGTGCTCCTTTTAGGATAGCGGGAAGCTGTTCAAGCATTGATGCAGTGTACCTTGACCCTGATAGGCTTTTAAGGCATGTTTCATGGTCTGTACGAACGTCCGCCAGCCCGTTAGTAGATGGGGAATACGGTGCAGACCTGATGTGCTGTACACCATTCACTTGTAGGAATGTGGCAATTTCTTGGGACACTAGCTCTGGTCCGTTTAGTCGCTAATGAGTTGGAGTGGGGTTCCCAACCGACTAAACACTTCTACAAGCTTCTTACTGGTCTTCTCAGCAGTAGTAGACCCCATTATGGCAAACTCTGGCAATTTTGCTTTGAGCATCCATGAGAAACTTTTTGTCTTTGAATGGACCTGCGAAGTTCACTTATGTGATGCCACGCCTCCTCCGGCCAATCCCACGGATGAAGAGATGCAAGTTGAGGTACTTTGTGAACCTTCTGACATGAGGaacatgtttttgctttctcCTCAATGCTTCCATCCAATCCAGGCCACCAGAAGTAGCTTTGTGATTTCCTTCATGCAAACCATTCCACAGTGTAGCTGTTGCAACAATGGTTTCCTCAGCGACGGTAGAATGATGACTCCTCTCCCACAGCAGACAACCAGACTGTACTGACAGCTCAGTTCTCCTGGTAAGGTTTCAGTTCTGGAGCATCACCTGCGGCTTTACTTTTGATGTCCATCCCTTCAGATAACCCCGGGTGATTTCTGGTGTTTCTCTGCACTTGTGTTGAAGTGACTGGTGCGTTTTCCACTTATCTGAGGTAGGAGATGTGACTCTGTTTTGACTACAGGTAGTGTAATCTGTAGAGTCAATCTGTGTTGTAATGCAGTTCTGCCTTGTGGTACTTGATGTCATGCGTGTGCTGACAAGAACAAAGCCCACCTTTGCATTCTGCTTGCAGAATGAGTGTAGCTGAACTTCCTCCCTTACAGATACTGGTGAAACCCACTGCAAAAATGATGCCTAGGGATTCCTGTTTCAGCTGCGTAGTTTCTGCTTTCTTTAATGTCCTTGATGTGAAAGCAGTCGGCTTCTTTTTATCTGAAGGCATGATATGGGTTGACTGCTCCCACAACCTAGGGACTAGCATCTCAAGCTAGTTGGATGGGCAATGACTTGTCGAAGTTTGTCAGTGACTCAGTTTTCAGGAGTATTTCCTTGCTTTTTTGACGAATGCTTCCTCACATTGTTCTGTCCATTTTCATGTTTTTTCCTGACAAAGCAACTGATGCAGTGACTTCTGCTTTGTTGCCAAGCTCAGGATAAAGTATCCGAGGAGCTGGGGCATCCAAGATAGCCTTAACCTTGGATGGAGCCTTGTGAAGTCCCATCGCGCCTGACGTGACCGAGGTATTGAACCGATTGGAAGAATGCACATTTGTTCTTACGAACTCGTAGTCCTTCAATCTCTTTAAGGCAGATTCCAAGTCCTGGAGATGGTCCTCATCCTTTCCAGTAACAAGGATGTCATCCCGGTAGCATTGTACTCCTGGCAATCCACTCAAGATATGGTCACCCTCTGGAACAGCACTGTGCTTGTGATTCCAAATGGTAGACGACATTACCTGAAGAGCCCCTTGTGTGTCTTGACTCACACTGACCGGCTTCAGTACTTTGTTCTTGACTAAAGTGTCCAAGTCCGTCTCGACTTTTGGTCTGATAGCATAAGGTACAGGTCATGTTTTCAGAAACTTTGGTTTGCCGTCTGGCTTAATGCTGAGCTTCACTGTAATGTCTTTCATGATACACAGTTCTCCATTAAATACCTCTCCATGTTTCTTTAAGATGGCGGATAGGCCTGTGTCTCCATCGGTCATTGTACGCACTGATTGCCAGTCCAGTGTGATCTAACTGCAAACAACCCAGTAGTGATGGATAGTCTCCTTCCATGATGTAGTGGCAGCGTTTCAGTTTAACTGAACTGAGGCCTCCGTGAGGCCTCTCACAGCAACGGATTCACCTGTGTAACTCTTTAACACAATGTGTGCTGGCCGACGTGGAAGGTGTTTCAGTGTCTTTTTGTAGAATGACACGGGAACAGCTGTATCTCATGTCAGACAATCTCCATACGCATTAGCAAGCACCTAGCAAGAGACAGCCATGCCCCCCCCCCAGCAACAGTAAGTATTTTcagtgctgactaacagagtaatCTATGAAAAGAAAACGTTTGACACTAATTATGCTGCCAAACATTTAATGGGTATAGAAACCAACGTTTTGGCACGCAGTGCCTTCAAGTGAGAAGGCACTGTGTGACGAAACATTGGTTGCTATACCCATTAAATGTTTTGCAGCATAATTAGTGTGTGACTTTCATTCTTAATTTTTACCTTTTTTACCACTGACTCAGCAATCCATGTACTTAAACGAGCCCATAGATGCCTGATGTCCTGCTTTGCCACAGTGGAAGCATGTGCCTTGATTTCCCTGTCTCTGCTTTTCAGTTGCAACTGTGCACTTATCCTGATGATCTCTAATGCTGAGCCTCTTCCATGGCCACACTGACTTCAATTGCTTTTGCCAAAATCAGATTACTTTCAGTCAATAGTCTCTTTTGTGTAGTTTCGCTCCGTAGCCCACATACTAGTCGGTCTCTGATGGTGTCATTTAGAACATCATTAAACTCACAGTactctgatttaaaaaaataaattaaaaaaataaaaataaaaaaaaaggtttATGCCACAGCAAACATTGTCACTGATTCTCCAACTTTCTGATTTCTCCTGTGGCACCTAAACCTTTGAGCAATAACTAGTGGTTTTGGTGAAAAGTGCCTGGCTGTAGCAGGCTGCGAAGTAAATTGAATGTAGGCCCAATTTTTGTCCTCATCAATGTTATTTGCAAGACCAAAATATTCAAACCGTTCTGTATATGAGCTCCACTGCTCAATACTTTCAGCAAACTGTCCAATATTTCCAACCATTCCAGACATTTTTAATTTCTCAATAGGCTCCTGATTGTCACTCACTTCAATATTGTTTTCTTCTGCCATGGCAATATTTAGTGTTCTTCACTTCACGCACTGATGTTTACTCCAAATTCGCTCATTTTTCAAGTTAGTCTTCACAGTTGAACTAAATATCCTCCCTTTTTTAATCACGTTGTTTTCCCGCTCCAACGTCCTTCTCAAATCTGTTTCTGCCATCCATGGCGACGCTAACTCCCTCTTAGCTAGCTCGACTATGCACTTGCCTCTGCTAGCAATACACTGAGCTAACATTAGCCTAGACTGTACCAAGGAAAATATGTTTAAACTTCTAAAAACGGTCCTCTTCTGGACAGAATATTTTCTGTAGGTTCAGACTTACTCATCGTCAATATTTTATGTCTTGTGGGTTTCATAACCAAATTtcaagtcaaatgtatttatatagcccttcttacatcagctgatatatcaaagtgctgtacagaaacccagcctaaaaccccaaacagcaagcaatgcaggtgtagaagcacggtggctaggaaaaactccctagaaagctgaaacctagagaggaaccaggctatgaggggtggccagtcctcttctggctgtgcgggctggagattataacagaacatggccaagatgttcataaatgaccagcatggtgaAATAAtcgtaatcacagtgaacaggtcagggttccatagccgcatgcagaacagttgaaactggagcagcagcacggccaggtggactggggacaacaaggagtcatcatgccaggtagtcctgaggcatggtcctagggctcaggtcctctgagagagagagaattagagagagcatacttaaattcacacaggcaccgacgatacccccggacagggccaaacaggcaggatataaccccacccactttgccaaagcacagcccccacaccacgagggatatcttcaaccacatCTTTATAACAAGTCAATAATGACGAGACCGGAATCAGTTCAAACATTAATCTTGAACGTGCTCATCTCAACACATATTACCCATGATGCTCTGCCTATACAACTACCTTAAGTACGGAGGTGCAAATGATACAACCCTAATACACAACAAGTAACACATTGGGAAATGTCTGTTTCCATggcttaaaataaaaaaaaatagaatgCAACGTATTGTTTTGCTAGCGGCAGTGTATATGATTTGCCGGTGCCTTGTTGCTGAGCTGCTGGTCAGAGCCCAGGCAAGCCTATGCTGAGAGGATACTACAGCCCTGAGGAGGCTGGCCAGCCAGGTGGGTGGGCAGAGGCAGGCTGAGCATGCAGCAAGGAAGCTGAGGTGGAGCTGAGAAGGGAGAGACCCACATCCAGAGCTGCTGCACACAGCCCTCCATCAGAGTAAGACACGCCGACAGGAAGAATaggtgctgctgccatgctgctTCTCCCCTGCTTTGTGTGTGCTCAGTGTGGACGGAACACTGCAGCAGAATGAATGGCTGATTTGTTTTGTATGAGGGAATGCATTGGGCCTCAGCTGTTGGACCACCACAGCTGTCTCGTAGTAATGTGATGGCAGAGCCTCTATTTGATGAAGAGAGGTCTGGGGGCTGAGGATGTAAGGATGATTTACGCGTTGAAGCTAGGCTGCCTGGCTGGCGACTCTTTCGCAATTCGGCAGACAGACACTAGTTTTGGTTCTGCTTCTGCTTCTTTCATGTCTGGAGATGTTGACTatatatgtttacatacaccttagccaaattcatttaaactcagtttatcacaattcctgacattttaatccgagtaaaaattccttgtcttaggtcagttaggataccacttattttaagaatgtgaaatgtcagaatactagtagagtgatttatttaagcttttatttatttcatcacattcccagtgggtcagatgtttacatacactcaattagtatttggtagcattgcctttaaattgtttaacttgggtcaaatgtttcgggtagccttccacaagcttcccacaataagttgggtgaattttggcccattcctcctgacagagcaggtgtaacggagtcaggtttgtaggcctccttgctcgcacacgatttttcagttctgcccacattttctataggattgaagtcagggctttgtgatggccactccaataccttgactttgttgtccttaagccattttgccacaactttggaagtatgtatggactcattgtccatttggaagacccatttacgaccaagctttaacttcctgactgatgtcttgagctgttgcttcaatatatgtataaaaaaaaatcctacctcatgatgccatctattttgtgaagtgcaccagtcccttctgcagcaaagcacccacacaacatgatgctgccacccccgtgcttaacG
Coding sequences:
- the atp5f1d gene encoding ATP synthase subunit delta, mitochondrial, with product MMAARFLRRSIPVLRHARCYADAPSGASQMSFTFASPTQVYFKEASVKQVDVPTLTGAFGILPAHVPTLQVLRPGVVTVFNDDGSAAKFFVSSGSITVNADSSVQLLAEEAFPLDQLDVAAAKANLEKAQSEMASASDEAARAEVQINIDANEAIVKALE